In Deltaproteobacteria bacterium, the sequence CGGTAGCACGGCACCCGGGGAATTCCCACAGATAATACGTCATCGTATTTACGAATTGCGGTACTTAGAAATCCGCGCAGGCCGGAGTTGGCTCCCGTCAGGGCTGAGGCGTTAGCGGACTCGGGTGCGCTGCACCTCTGCATCCCTGAGGACGTGCGGATCCAGTTGGAGTTGGAGGAAATCGACAAGAAGGAAGCGCCCTTCGCTGACGCCAGCCGTAAGTTGGTTCCCTACGTCGGACCGATCGAGGTCCGTTTTCACAAGCGCGTTGGATTCGTCGGGGCCTTGGTCATGGGAGACCAGGTGTTGCTCGGCGCGATCCCGATGGAAGACATGGACCTCGTGGTCATTCCGGGTACACGCACGCTGGCGGTGAATCCCAGCAGCCCGAACATCGCAACTTCGGTGGTGAAGTGAAGCTACGACGCCGAGCGACGGAAACGGTTTTGACTTCGCGCTGAAGCGACGAGAAGGGCCATCCGCCCGGATCCGCTCTCCTCACTCGGGCAGGCGGTACATATCAAACGTGCCGCTGAAACCGATCGGGACCGGAACGCCGGCGGCGATGGACAGGGCACCGGAGCTGAAGCGGCCGGTGACGAGGTCAGGCTCTTTGGTCCAGGCGTAGTAGGCCGCTGCCGCCCCAAGCGTGCCGGGGCCGGGATCGGAGGCCTCGAACGCGAACAGCGAGCCTGATCCTTCCGGCGACTGCTTGTCGCTATCGGAATACGAATCGCGGCCGATGAAACGAAAGCCGGCCTTCACGATCTTTCCGGGATCCGTGCGCAGGCGGTGTGCAAGCGCCGCAAGGTCGACTGGCGTCGGCTTCCATTCGCGCGACTGAGCATCGGCATTGCGGCGATCCTGTTCCAGCTCGTCCGGCAGTTTGAAGGTGAAGCGTTGCGCCAGGAACTGCTCGGCTGTGCTGTCTATGCGGTACAAGGCGGAGAAGTTGGAGACGCGCTTTCCTGTTTCCTTCTCCACGATGACGTGAGTAACCATGAACCAGGTGCCGCGCATGTCAGGGATGGTGCCGTAGGTCTTCGTGGTGTCGGCCTCGGGCAGGGTCTCGGGCCGGGTGGCGGCGGGTTGCGGCGGCTGGCTTTGCTTCGCGCTGCAGCCGGTTGTCACGATGATTACCGCCAGTCCGAGACCACTGATAACGTTACCATACCTTCCCATCGTCCGTTGCTCCTGTCGCGCGAGTATTCCGGCCGCGCCGCTCGCCGCGCGTGCCCACCCTCAGGTACCATGGCCGGTGGCGAGGCTCAACTCGGTCGCCAGAGGGCGGCCATCCTCCTAAGAGGGGCACGCTTCGTCGCGCCCTTCTTGCGGTAGTCAGTCAGTAGGGCAGGCTGTGCCTGCCGCTCTTGTCGCGCCCGGAGTCGGCAGGGTCGGCACCGTTCGCCGTAAACGCCGGATTAGGCAAGTCAGCCCACGGGTGACAAGCGCTGGTGAACCACGTAGAATCCGCCGCCATGCCGCGGTCGAACCGCACTTCGATTGTAGCCCTCGCCAGCATCGTCCTATCCCTGATTGGGTTAGGGGTCAGCGTCGCTATCTATGCGCTGCACCGGCAACTGGCGGCGGATCCGAGTTTCGGAAGTTTCTGCAACGTCAACGAAGTGGTGAACTGCGACGTGGTGCTGACCAGCCAGTACGCCAAGGTGTTGGGGGTGCCGGTGGCAGCGTGGGCTGCCGGCTATTACCTAACGCTGGCGCTGTTGGCAGCGGTGGCTGGATACGGGGCGTGGCCCGGCGCGGCGGCGGCGTCCGTGCGCAACGCGCGCCAGGCAGCAGCAGCGGTGTTCGTGCTCGCCGGCTTCGGGTTGGTGTTCTCGGGTTACATGGCGGTGGTAGCGCTGGCGGTTATCCGCGCGGTCTGCCTGATGTGCGGCGCGCTGTATCTGGTGGCGCTGGGGTTGTTTGCTACGGGGTGGCGGCTGCGCCGGGCGTTCGCGGTTGAGTCGCGGGCGCTGGCCGCAGCGCGTGCTCGCCAAGATCGCTGGGTCATGGCCGGGGCCGCGGCGGCCACTGCCGCAGTGATTGCGGTGGGGGTGTGGGAGGCAATGGCACCCGCCTTGGCCAGCTTGCCGGCAAGTGAGATCGCCAAACGCAGCCCGGAGTTCTATCGCTGGTACGTGGCCCAGCCGGTGCTGCAAGTGCCGGCCGATGGCGGCAAGGAGCTGGGTCCGGCCGATGCTCCGATCACCATTGTCGAGTACTCCGATTTCGAGTGCGGGCACTGTGCGGCCCTGGCCAAGAGCCTGCACCAAGCCCTGCCACGCTATCGCGGGCAAGTGCGCGTGGTGTTCCACCATTTCCCGCTCGACCGCGCCTGCAACCCGGCGGTGCCCAACGACTTCCATCGCAGCGCCTGCCGAGCCGCCGTCGCCGCCGAGTGCGCCGCCGAGCAAGAGCGGTTCTGGCCGTTCCATGACCTCATGTTCGCCAATCAGCAGCGCCTCGATGCCGCCAGCCTGCTGAAGTACGCCGAGCGAGTCGGCTGCGATCGCTCGCGGTTCGAGGCCTGTATCGAGACCGCCGCCGCTCGGGCGCGAGTCGAGCGCGACGTGCGCGCCGGTGTGGCGTTGGGGGTGGAATCGACGCCGACGTTCTTCGTCAACGGCCGCATCATCAAGGGCGCGCTCACACCCGAGCTCATGAGTTACGCCATCGCCCTGGCGCGCGCGGCACTGCCGAGCCTGCAATCCCCTGCACCCAAGCTCGCGGGCAGCACGCCGTAGATGCCGGCCGCTGGGCTTGGTTGACCCGGCTGTTCGGCTGCTCTACGCTCGCCGCCAATGGGCATTACGTACCTGCATGCTCAGTTGCGCCGGCCAGACGGACGCGGCCAGTCCTACGACTTGCGCTTGCTGGTTGACTCCGGGGCGATTTACTCGGTGCTCCCGGAAAAGATCTGGCGCGCACTGCGTCTCAGACCCGTACGCAAAGTGGAGTTCACGCTGGCGGACGGCACGGCCATTGAGCGCGGAGTCTCGGAGTGCCGTTTCGAGATTCGAGAACATTGCGCCACGTCACCGGTCGTCCTCGGCGAAGGGCACGACGGCGCGCTGCTCGGAGCCGTGACGCTCGAGACCCTCGGCCTCATGCTCAATCCACTGACGCGCGAGGTTCTCCCGATGCAGATGACCCTTTCACGCCTGCACCCGTGAGCGGAGGCGCACACAGCGCGGCGTTACGCTTCGCAGGCTTGGTGCGCGTCAGGCAGTAGCCCTTTGGAGCGGCCCGGGTCGCTTTCGTGTTTTCGAGCTTTCGAGGTGTCGTGATTCTCTCGGCCGGAGGGCTCACGAAAGCACGAAATGGCGAAAGCACGAAACGGGAAGGCCCGGGTCGCGATCACGAGAGCACGAAACGCAGCGACTTCGGACAAACGAGTAGCTGCGGAACTCCTACAGGTGGAAGAGGCGCCGCAGCAAGTCGGGCACATCGGCGGCGTTGATTCGGCCGTCGTCGTTGGCATCAGCGCCGTCGCAGGGCGGAGCGGGGTCGAATAGGCGCTCGAACAATGCCGCCAAATCCGCGCTCGTAACCGTTGCATCGCAGTCGGCATCGCCCCGTGGCAGGCGTGGGGTCGGCGAAGGAGTGGCAGTGGCGGTTGGTGTGCCGGTACGTGTCGGAGTGCCGGTCTTGGTCGGAGTGCCGGTGCGCGTGGGCGTGCGGGTGTTGGTCGGCGTACGAGTAGCGGTGCTGGTGCGGGTAGCTGTCGGTGTGCGGGTCGGTGTGGCGGTCGCGGTGAGCGTGGCAGTGCGCGTGGGCGTGCGCGTGGCGGTGGCGGTGCGCGTGGATGTCGGAGTTATCGTTGGGGTCCTCGTTCGGGTGAAGGTGGGTGTCGCGGTCGGTGTCGCGGTCGGCGTGAACGGCGGCGCCACACCGTTGCTCAGCACGACCGAGAGCGAGGTGCCGGTCTCGTCTCCGAGATCGACGGCAGCCAGGTCGGTGTAACCGTCGCCGTTGAGATCGGAGGCGCTCAGCGCGCTCGGCATTTGATCGAGTGCGGAGGCGATGCTGGCCGAGGCGAAAGTGGCGTCGCCGTTGCCCAGCCGGACCGCGATTGCACCATTTGTATCGTCCGGAGCGTCGAGCACGGCCAGGTCGGTGATCTCGTCGCGATTGAAATCGCCCGCTGCCATGGCCGGCCCGACGCCGGGGGTGAACAGCGGGGGCGCCGTGACGAAGGGATAGAACATCGGCGCAGCGAAAGCGAAGCCGCCTGGGCTGATGCCGGTATTGCGGTGAATGGCGACGCGGCCGTCGGCATTGAGGGCGGCAAGGTCAAGGCGGCCGTCGCGATCAAGGTCAGCCGCCACCAGCGTGAAGGGGTCGGCGGCAGTCGCAAGCAGAAGTGCAGGTTCAAACGGCATGCCCGAGGCGCTGCCGTTGTTGCGGTGCAGGGCGATGGCGTTCTCGCCCTGGAGCGCCACTGCCAGATCGCGCGCGCCGTCGCCATCGAAATCGCCGGCGGCCAAGGCGGTCGGGAGCGCGCCCGCCGGCGTGGTTGGGGTCGAGCCGGTGCCGAGCAGCGGTGATTGCTTCAGGAGCGAGCCACTTTGGCGCCGAT encodes:
- a CDS encoding clan AA aspartic protease, which gives rise to MAVLRNPRRPELAPVRAEALADSGALHLCIPEDVRIQLELEEIDKKEAPFADASRKLVPYVGPIEVRFHKRVGFVGALVMGDQVLLGAIPMEDMDLVVIPGTRTLAVNPSSPNIATSVVK
- a CDS encoding VCBS repeat-containing protein, translated to MRATAAITALAAFVALFPRPLFAAPPSATFGPRRTYPISSSAIAVGVAGGDISGDGIADLVSASINSEAQNTLNLFLGRGDGSFAVQTPVAPPDLQITLSGGVLAMNALAVAALAPDDALADVIIAGEGLAGFSGMPVLRVYEGRELKLHGAFPANSVCNELADPPQPCSFDSLVIADFSGDGLLDLVAGDSGTGFLAFYRRQSGSLLKQSPLLGTGSTPTTPAGALPTALAAGDFDGDGARDLAVALQGENAIALHRNNGSASGMPFEPALLLATAADPFTLVAADLDRDGRLDLAALNADGRVAIHRNTGISPGGFAFAAPMFYPFVTAPPLFTPGVGPAMAAGDFNRDEITDLAVLDAPDDTNGAIAVRLGNGDATFASASIASALDQMPSALSASDLNGDGYTDLAAVDLGDETGTSLSVVLSNGVAPPFTPTATPTATPTFTRTRTPTITPTSTRTATATRTPTRTATLTATATPTRTPTATRTSTATRTPTNTRTPTRTGTPTKTGTPTRTGTPTATATPSPTPRLPRGDADCDATVTSADLAALFERLFDPAPPCDGADANDDGRINAADVPDLLRRLFHL
- a CDS encoding aspartyl protease, which codes for MGITYLHAQLRRPDGRGQSYDLRLLVDSGAIYSVLPEKIWRALRLRPVRKVEFTLADGTAIERGVSECRFEIREHCATSPVVLGEGHDGALLGAVTLETLGLMLNPLTREVLPMQMTLSRLHP
- a CDS encoding thioredoxin domain-containing protein produces the protein MPRSNRTSIVALASIVLSLIGLGVSVAIYALHRQLAADPSFGSFCNVNEVVNCDVVLTSQYAKVLGVPVAAWAAGYYLTLALLAAVAGYGAWPGAAAASVRNARQAAAAVFVLAGFGLVFSGYMAVVALAVIRAVCLMCGALYLVALGLFATGWRLRRAFAVESRALAAARARQDRWVMAGAAAATAAVIAVGVWEAMAPALASLPASEIAKRSPEFYRWYVAQPVLQVPADGGKELGPADAPITIVEYSDFECGHCAALAKSLHQALPRYRGQVRVVFHHFPLDRACNPAVPNDFHRSACRAAVAAECAAEQERFWPFHDLMFANQQRLDAASLLKYAERVGCDRSRFEACIETAAARARVERDVRAGVALGVESTPTFFVNGRIIKGALTPELMSYAIALARAALPSLQSPAPKLAGSTP